In Harpia harpyja isolate bHarHar1 chromosome Z, bHarHar1 primary haplotype, whole genome shotgun sequence, a single window of DNA contains:
- the KANK1 gene encoding KN motif and ankyrin repeat domain-containing protein 1 isoform X1: MKLRQPYVAGKFAVWGQRHVANSEKEEVTINGEDEKERKDPYFVETPYGYQLDLDFLKYVDDIQKGNTIKKLNIQKKRKAIPASAGTKNSGGRCGGWTSTESLSSSNSDENKQSCLAARSQVTSSIAVRPSVTFEASPSYLTIPESKQLPPPSPQPPRHNLHVTKTLMETRRRLEQERMMQVTPGDVRRPRLSSFGGMGSTSSLPSFVGSSGYGHMSQQLQNGYQGNGDYGACFSSSLSSSIRHSPMSSGISTPVTNVSPVHLQHIREQMAVALKRLKELEEQVKTIPVLQVKISVLQEEKRHMMAELKNQRKVTQNDTYGFRKRSYSAGNAEQWEHMSQVRRGGELYIDCEEEVESVEQSSQRIEEFRQLTAEMQALEKKIQDSNYESPANLRVNRESLTKEARSVAVGADENMNDVVIYNRSVRQHKEVAVGTEKEMRESGVGVTEAMLGLSTEVEKEIELQQQTIEALKEKIYRLEVQLKETTHDREMTKLKQELQAAGSRKKLDKAVMAQPRIISRMVEAIVQTRDQMVGDHVDIADSSVGNHLQTSSIGTSCRPAVRSVAAGPELLMSRWLVRERAEVRDQGTGRSVELHNKAVGAETSVCETGINTEEPAGVPSPRQTARSVGAVRSVGCGDCSVDVMVCTPKEHVSRETATEAVPRAEATVMAVPSTASRQTSTALEMVSQCTGTEMASLADCGTNTALSSCDKQTNTESVETRSVAVGDGRVKDIHASAKTRSVGVGTLLSSHPGFEKPSAVKTKDCGVGQINVHENYLVGLKMRSIACGPPPLPVVPAGTRSIGVGGESVCEPVSGLLESPLPPPELRTGLDHYIERVQKLLQEQQMLLAENYSELAEAFGEPHSQIGSLNSQLISTLTSINSVMKYASTEELRSLDLQQQCMERSTTSGATLEYIPHGQLANAHLTSNLRTLKLEQDVVPAQEERKTPLVEAVRGRKSFSSQDKTLTPINLTDDQLASGLYVCTNSENTLKSIMKKRDGKKDMSNTKKNLQFVGINGGYETTSSDDSSSEESSSSDSEEECEDHEYPHGRHTEEGQPAPRAVPEVCAMGAEKDSTPPECEAEEVEIRERYELSEKMLSACHLLRNNIDDPKALTNKDVRFCLNTIQHEWFRVSSQKSAVPEMVGDYITAFEEISPAVLRHIINMADGNGNTALHYSVSHSNFEIVKLLLDANVCNVNHQNKAGYTPIMLAALAAVEAEKDMRIVEELFSCGDVNAKASQAGQTALMLAVSHGRIDMVKALLACGADVNIQDDEGSTALMCASEHGHVEIVKLLLAQPGCNGTLEDNDGSTALSIALEAGHKDIAVLLYAHVNFSKTQSPGTPRLSRRTSPGPTHRATFE; this comes from the exons ATGAAGCTGAGGCAGCCATACGTGGCTGGAAAATTTGCAGTGTGGGGGCAGAGGCATGTGGCTAATTCAG aaaaagaagaagTTACTATAAatggagaagatgaaaaagaacgGAAAGACCCCTATTTTGTGGAAACACCTTATGGCTACCAGCTGGACTTGGATTTTCTGAAGTACGTGGATGATATACAAAAGGGCAATACCATTAAGAAACTAAACAtccaaaagaagaggaaagccatACCAGCCTCAGCGGGTACCAAGAACTCTGGTGGCCGGTGCGGTGGCTGGACCTCCACGGAGTCTCTCTCTTCGTCGAACAGTGATGAGAACAAGCAGTCTTGTTTGGCAGCGAGGAGTCAAGTGACCTCATCCATTGCTGTGAGACCCTCAGTTACCTTTGAAGCATCTCCTTCTTACTTAACCATCCCTGAGAGTAAGcagcttcctcctccctccccgcagCCTCCTCGGCACAACCTCCATGTAACAAAAACCCTCATGGAAACGCGGAGGCGACTCGAGCAGGAGAGGATGATGCAGGTCACACCTGGAGATGTCCGCAGACCCCGGCTTTCCAGCTTTGGAGGCATGGGCTCTACGAGCTCCCTCCCCTCTTTTGTGGGATCCAGCGGGTACGGTCACATGTCTCAGCAGCTGCAGAACGGGTATCAGGGGAACGGGGACTACGGCGCCTGCTTCAGCTCCTCCTTGAGCAGCTCCATCCGTCACAGCCCCATGAGCTCGGGTATATCCACGCCGGTCACCAACGTGAGCCCAGTGCATCTGCAGCACATCAGGGAGCAAATGGCAGTTGCCCTCAAGCGTCTCAAGGAGCTTGAGGAGCAAGTCAAGACCATTCCTGTGCTGCAGGTCAAAATTTCAGTCTTGCAGGAAGAGAAGAGGCACATGATGGCCGAACTCAAAAACCAGAGGAAAGTGACTCAAAATGACACATACGGTTTCAGAAAGCGATCCTACAGTGCGGGAAATGCAGAGCAGTGGGAACACATGTCTCAGGTGAGAAGAGGTGGAGAACTGTACATAGATtgtgaggaggaggtggagagcgTGGAGCAGAGCTCCCAGAGGATAGAGGAGTTCAGGCAGCTGACTGCTGAGATGCAAgccctggagaaaaaaatccaggatAGCAACTATGAAAGTCCAGCAAACCTTCGGGTGAACAGAGAAAGCCTGACAAAAGAAGCCCGATCTGTTGCTGTAGGTGCTGATGAGAACATGAACGATGTGGTTATATACAACAGATCGGTGAGGCAGCACAAAGAAGTAGCTGTggggacagagaaagaaatgagagagTCTGGGGTCGGGGTGACGGAAGCCATGCTTGGCTTGTCTACAGAGGTCGAGAAAGAGATAGAGCTTCAGCAGCAGACCATTGAAGCCCTTAAGGAGAAGATTTACAGACTAGAGGTTCAGTTAAAGGAAACGACCCATGACAGGGAAATGACCAAATTAaaacaggagctgcaggcagctgggtcTAGGAAAAAACTGGATAAAGCTGTGATGGCTCAGCCCCGCATCATCAGCAGGATGGTGGAGGCCATCGTACAAACGAGAGACCAAATGGTGGGAGACCACGTGGACATTGCCGATTCGTCAGTGGGAAACCACCTGCAGACAAGCAGCATCGGCACCTCCTGCAGACCTGCCGTGCGGAGCGTGGCTGCGGGCCCCGAGCTGTTGATGAGCCGGTGGCTGGTGAGGGAGAGGGCAGAGGTGCGAGACCAGGGCACCGGGAGGTCCGTTGAGCTGCACAATAAGGCGGTGGGTGCAGAGACAAGCGTCTGTGAGACGGGCATCAACACGGAGGAGCCAGCAGGCGTGCCGAGCCCCCGCCAGACGGCGCGGTCGGTCGGAGCGGTGAGGTCTGTGGGCTGCGGGGATTGCTCGGTGGATGTGATGGTTTGCACCCCCAAGGAGCATGTGTCCCGTGAAACGGCCACAGAGGCTGTGCCCAGGGCAGAGGCGACAGTGATGGCTGTGCCTTCTACGGCTAGCCGGCAAACCAGCACCGCTTTGGAGATGGTGAGCCAGTGCACTGGCACAGAGATGGCCTCCCTGGCGGACTGCGGGACGAACACCGCTCTGAGCAGCTGCGATAAACAGACCAACACGGAGAGTGTGGAGACGCGGAGCGTGGCAGTGGGAGATGGCCGGGTGAAGGACATACACGCATCTGCTAAAACGCGTTCGGTTGGAGTGGGCACCTTGCTCTCCAGCCACCCTGGCTTTGAAAAGCCCTCTGCAGTAAAAACCAAAGACTGTGGTGTTGGGCAGATAAATGTTCATGAGAACTACCTGGTTGGTCTTAAAATGAGGAGCATTGCCTGTGGACCGCCTCCATTGCCAGTTGTGCCGGCTGGTACCAGGAGCATTGGTGTTGGTGGAGAGTCTGTGTGTGAGCCGGTGAGTGGTCTGTTGGAAAGCCCCCTGCCTCCACCTGAGTTGAGGACGGGCTTGGATCACTACATTGAGCGcgtgcagaagctgctgcaggaACAGCAGATGCTGCTTGCTGAAAATTACAGTGAATTGGCAGAAGCCTTTGGGGAGCCCCACTCCCAGATTGGATCTCTCAATTCACAGCTCATCAGCACCCTCACCTCCATCAACTCCGTCATGAAATATGCCAGCACAGAGGAGCTGCGGAGCCTGGACCTTCAGCAGCAGTGCATGGAGAGAAGCACCACGTCAG GTGCTACTTTGGAGTACATCCCTCACGGCCAACTTGCAAACGCCCACTTAACTTCAAATTTGCGAACGCTGAAATTGGAGCAGGATGTTGTGCCTGCTCAGGAGGAGAGGAAGACTCCCCTTGTGGAAGCTGTTCGGGGAAGGAAGTCCTTTTCTTCTCAGGACAAAACTCTCACTCCAATTAACCTGACAGATGACCAGCTTGCCTCTGGCCTCTATG TATGTACTAATAGTGAAAACACACTAAAATCTATCATGAAGAaaagggatgggaagaaggaTATGAGCAACACCAAGAAGAACCTGCAGTTTGTCGGCATTAATGGCGG GTACGAGACAACATCCAGCGATGACTCCAGCTCTGAGGAGAGCTCCTCCTCAGATTCGGAGGAGGAGTGCGAGGACCACGAGTACCCCCACGGCCGGCACACAGAGGAGGGGCAGCCCGCACCCCGTGCTGTTCCGGAGGTCTGCGCCATGGGGGCAGAGAAGGACAGCACCCCTCCAGAGTGCGAGGCCGAGGAGGTGGAAATCAGAGAGAG ATACGAACTAAGTGAAAAGATGCTTTCTGCCTGTCACCTGCTGAGAAACAACATTGATGACCCCAAGGCATTGACCAACAAAGATGTG AGGTTTTGTTTAAATACCATCCAGCATGAGTGGTTTCGTGTCTCAAGTCAGAAGTCAGCTGTCCCTGAAATGGTTGGAGACTACATAACTGCTTTTGAAGAGATTTCTCCTGCTGTCCTCAGACATATCATCAATATGGCAGATGGAAATGGAAACACGGCTCTGCATTACAGTGTCTCACATTCTAACTTTGAAATTGTAAAGCTTCTTCTGGATGCAA ATGTCTGTAACGTAAATCATCAGAACAAGGCCGGCTATACCCCCATCATGCTTGCTGCACTTGCAGCTGTGGAAGCGGAGAAGGACATGAGGATAGTGGAGGAACTGTTCAGCTGTGGGGACGTGAATGCTAAAGCCAGCCAG GCTGGTCAGACTGCACTGATGCTAGCTGTGAGTCATGGGCGGATAGACATGGTTAAAGCTTTGCTGGCCTGTGGTGCAGATGTCAATATCCAGGATGACGAGGGCTCTACAGCTCTGATGTGTGCTAGTGAACATGGACATGTAGAGATTGTCAAACTTCTGCTGGCTCAGCCTGGGTGTAATGGCACCCTGGAGGACAAT GATGGCAGCACGGCACTTTCAATAGCCCTGGAAGCTGGACATAAGGACATAGCGGTTCTCCTTTATGCCCATGTCAACTTTTCCAAAACCCAGTCACCG GGCACTCCTAGGCTTAGCAGAAGAACATCTCCTGGTCCTACCCACAGAGCCACGTTTGAGTAG